The following proteins come from a genomic window of Gossypium raimondii isolate GPD5lz chromosome 5, ASM2569854v1, whole genome shotgun sequence:
- the LOC105767998 gene encoding uncharacterized protein LOC105767998 isoform X1, producing the protein MSFSSSYSILRLTPNRCDNLFFCSPQNPFRIREFRVYRKRRRLRLFRSNPTLQSQFNFSFDNNVFQNLPSLDLLTPVLGLTSGIALYLSSRLNLASGGENNVCDIGEWILFTSPTPFNRFVILRCPSISFEGSQLMEDVNERLVKEDRHFVRLNSGRMIQASRNRGEEPNELEYQRLCINTEDGGVISIDWPANLDLSEEHGLDTTVLVVPGTAEGSMDEKVKAFVKEAVFCGFFPVVMNPRGCASSPLTTPRLFTAADSDDISTAIQFINKARPWNTLMGVGWGYGANMLTKYLAEAGEKTPLTAATCIDNPFDLEEATRLTPYHIALNEKLTSGLVDILRSNKELFLGRAKGFDVEKALSAKSVRDFDKAISMVSYGFEAIEDFYSKCSSRSLVGKVKIPVLYIQNDGGSVPLFSTPRGLIAENPFTSLLLCSCSSSRATVSWCHHLTIEWLTAVELGLLKGRHPLLKDVDISINPSKGLTFAEGRLTGKGGNTKKLLDLSRLNSVNGYSVGPRRGMLEDGDTAPSIHLQSRQDSLKDMELQEKGLHRVHNDMLAQSKLLEAELAKEEAELEDGEGGQVLQTAQVAMNMLDVTMPGTLKEAEKQKVLAAVNQGETLMKALQDAVPEDVREKLTAAVSVIMHAQGTNLKQGIERIPKMQSGFKSKVHESVSDAHSTDEIKRTEGLADGTDNNQVGSERATAGQGSESRTLDNMQSSNDVGQSQSISGDQGDISSSVRKDASETGKIHESDDLNNEKASLHADSTKPGSVINVNLTTQDEKEGSTDEIVKSKADPDGGVDRVEMKYNNSPRQKEEKVVDSLTDQNNAAPSGSSEAQPEEGERNDHQKKDLQHPPDQNKSTITDSNAPTFNVSQALDALTGMDDSTQVAVNSVFGVLENMITQFEEEKEENGSHDGRELRTDDTNSVPETQDTFGKKEGSENDNKLRETKGSKDNQSMISDRFHDPRIHNDHGNSSDLGDDSTSEWLEEESPQNPVSSEGNGSDDSQEQIVGNSLDLPINNDHIVGRKMVADYSYRPINSTPSYINASQYEDFLHSEYFQRYLLSKQTTKPLDVDTTTALLFDYFPEEGQWMLLEQPGENGDSAGDVTTHSREPETPAAEVSKMKNYIEPSYVILDTERQHDPFGEFETIDNTNGYSRKDRKGLEELMQLVKITILDSLRVEVDRRLSASDMEEMESQLAIDIETVATAVSLSIGDYKELNDFEGKEYVIDNSSEKVGTVNGENVVRAISSAVQSTSYLTRVLPVGVIIGSSLAGLRKYFDLSTVHDEYISEVKPADETQVSREKNHGKASIIDIDQSPVYETSQNGTSHSPSSKEVVETGLKTLNKDDVMVGAVTAALGASALLAPLPDKDPLEENETAESSSKIFKEKDHQHKEPGIPEGAVADKHQINMVTSLAEKALSVAGPVVPMKEDGELDQERLVAMLADLGQRGGVLRLVGKIALLWGGIRGAMSLTDRLITFLHIAERPLYQRILGFVGMVLVLWSPVIVPLLPALVQSWTKKTPAKFAELVSILGFYVALMILVMLWGKRIRGYQNPHEQYGLELTSSTIKGLLMGLIGGVILVVSIQSVNSLLGCVSWSWPSNLLPSSLDLVARLKVYGKLLVFAVRGIATATGIVLVEELVFRSWLPDEIAADFGYHWGIIISGLAFSLFQRSLMAIPGLWLLSLALSGIRQRNEGSLSVPIGLRTGIMASSFVLQTSGFPIYKANHPLWVTEACPFQPFSGVVGVAFALLLATIVYPRQPLEHKNLKEEL; encoded by the exons atgaGCTTCTCTTCCAGTTACAGTATTCTCCGTCTTACGCCAAACCGCTGCGACAACCTCTTCTTTTGCTCCCCTCAAAATCCTTTCCGAATACGCGAATTTCGCGTTTACaggaaacgacgccgtttgagGCTTTTCCGCTCAAACCCCACTCTCCAAAGCCAATTCAATTTCTCTTTCGATAACAACGTTTTCCAGAACCTTCCTTCGCTCGATCTTCTCACGCCGGTTTTGGGTCTAACTTCCGGTATCGCTCTTTATTTATCGTCGCGGTTGAATTTAGCTTCCGGAGGTGAAAACAATGTCTGCGATATTGGAGAGTGGATTTTGTTCACCAGTCCGACGCCGTTTAATCGATTCGTCATCCTTCGATGCCCTTCTATATCGTTCGAAGGGAGTCAGCTGATGGAGGATGTGAACGAGAGGTTGGTGAAAGAAGATAGGCATTTCGTGAGGCTAAATAGCGGGAGGATGATACAGGCGAGTAGAAACAGGGGAGAGGAGCCGAATGAGTTGGAATACCAGAGACTTTGTATAAACACGGAGGATGGCGGTGTAATTTCGATTGATTGGCCGGCGAATTTAGACTTGAGCGAAGAACATGGATTGGACACGACAGTTTTGGTGGTTCCGGGAACGGCGGAGGGTAGCATGGACGAGAAGGTGAAGGCGTTTGTTAAGGAGGCAGTTTTTTGTGGGTTTTTTCCGGTTGTTATGAATCCTCGAGGTTGCGCCAGCTCGCCACTCACCACTCCTCG GTTGTTTACAGCTGCTGACAGTGATGATATCTCAACTGCTATACAGTTCATTAATAAGGCAAGACCATGGAACACATTGATGGGTGTTGGCTGGGGATATGGCGCAAACATGTTGACGAAATACTTGGCAGAAGCTGGTGAGAAAACACCTCTGACAGCTGCGACTTGCATAGATAATCCTTTTGACTTGGAGGAGGCCACAAGATTGACTCCTTATCACATTGCTTTAAATGAAAAACTCACTAGTGGACTTGTAGATATTCTACGATCTAATAAG GAACTATTTCTGGGCCGAGCAAAAGGGTTTGATGTGGAAAAGGCTCTATCAGCCAAATCTGTTCGTGACTTTGATAAGGCAATATCGATGGTCTCTTACGGTTTTGAGGCCATAGAAGACTTTTACTCAAAATGTAGTTCGCGAAGCTTAGTTGGCAAAGTTAAGATTCCAGTTCTTTACATACAG aatgATGGTGGATCAGTTCCACTATTCTCCACTCCACGTGGTTTGATTGCAGAAAATCCTTTTACCAGCCTGCTCCTCTGTTCTTGTTCATCATCTAGAGCTACAGTATCGTGGTGCCATCATCTTACTATTGAG TGGCTTACTGCGGTAGAGCTTGGACTTCTAAAGGGCCGTCATCCTCTTCTAAAAGATGTTGACATCAGCATCAATCCTTCAAAAGGCTTAACTTTCGCAGAAGGTAGGTTGACTGGTAAAGGTGGAAACACTAAGAAGCTTTTGGATCTTTCTAGATTAAATTCTGTAAATGGCTATTCCGTTGGTCCTAGAAGAGGCATGTTAGAAGATGGTGATACAGCTCCTAGCATCCACCTTCAGTCCAGACAAGATTCACTCAAGGACATGGAACTTCAAGAGAAGGGATTGCATAGAGTGCACAATGATATGTTAGCACAGTCCAAACTTCTTGAAGCAGAGTTGGCCAAAGAGGAAGCTGAACTAGAAGATGGTGAAGGAGGGCAAGTTTTACAAACTGCACAAGTAGCTATGAATATGCTTGATGTAACCATGCCCGGAACTTTGAAAGAAGCTGAGAAGCAGAAG GTCCTGGCTGCTGTTAATCAAGGTGAGACACTTATGAAAGCTTTGCAAGATGCTGTTCCAGAAGATGTTCGTGAAAAACTCACAGCAGCTGTATCTGTTATTATGCATGCTCAAGGCACAAACTTAAAACAAGGTATTGAGAGGATTCCCAAGATGCAATCAGGGTTTAAATCAAAAGTCCACGAAAGTGTTAGTGATGCTCATTCTACAGATGAGATAAAAAGAACTGAGGGTTTGGCGGATGGGACTGATAACAATCAAGTTGGCTCAGAGAGAGCTACTGCTGGACAGGGATCAGAATCTCGGACGTTAGACAATATGCAAAGCTCCAATGATGTAGGTCAATCTCAATCAATAAGTGGAGATCAAGGTGATATTTCTTCTTCAGTCAGGAAGGATGCAAGTGAAACGGGAAAAATTCATGAAAGTGATGATCTCAACAATGAAAAGGCTTCTCTACATGCTGACTCAACCAAACCAGGATCagtaattaatgttaatttgaCTACCCAAGATGAAAAGGAAGGTAGCACAGACGAAATTGTTAAGTCCAAAGCTGACCCAGATGGTGGAGTAGATCGAGTTGAAATGAAGTATAATAATAGTCCCCggcaaaaggaagaaaaagtCGTGGATTCTTTGACTGACCAAAATAATGCGGCACCATCAGGATCTTCTGAAGCCCAACCAGAGGAAGGTGAAAGGAATGATCATCAGAAAAAAGATCTGCAACATCCACCTGATCAAAATAAGTCTACCATCACTGATTCCAATGCTCCAACCTTCAATGTTTCTCAAGCATTAGATGCTCTGACAGGGATGGATGATTCCACCCAAGTAGCTGTTAACAGTGTGTTTGGTGTGTTAGAAAATATGATTACTCAATTTgaggaggaaaaagaagaaaatggttCTCATGATGGACGTGAGCTTAGGACTGATGATACCAACTCTGTGCCTGAGACACAAGATACATTTGGAAAAAAAGAGGGCAGtgaaaatgataacaaattGAGAGAAACCAAAGGCAGTAAAGATAACCAGAGTATGATTTCTGATAGATTTCATGATCCTCGCATTCATAATGATCATGGTAATAGTTCAGACTTGGGGGATGACTCAACAAGTGAATGGCTGGAGGAGGAGTCCCCACAAAATCCTGTTTCATCAGAGGGGAATGGTAGTGATGATTCTCAGGAACAAATTGTTGGCAATAGTTTGGATTTGCCAATAAACAATGATCATATAGTTGGTCGTAAAATGGTGGCCGATTATTCATATAGACCCATAAATAGCACTCCCTCGTATATAAATGCAAGTCAATATGAGGACTTTCTTCATAGTGAGTACTTCCAGAGATATTTGCTTTCAAAACAAACTACCAAACCACTAGATGTAGATACGACTACTGCTTTATTGTTTGACTACTTTCCAGAAGAAGGTCAGTGGATGCTCTTGGAACAACCAGGAGAGAATGGAGATTCTGCTGGTGATGTTACAACTCATAGCAGAGAGCCTGAGACTCCAGCTGCTGAAGTtagcaaaatgaaaaattacatcGAACCATCATATGTGATATTAGATACTGAAAGACAGCACGACCCTTTTGGAGAGTTTGAGACCATAGACAATACAAATGGATATTCTAGAAAGGATCGTAAGGGATTAGAGGAATTGATGCAGCTTGTAAAAATCACTATATTGGATTCTTTGAGGGTGGAAGTTGATCGCAGGCTAAGTGCATCTGACATGGAAGAAATGGAATCTCAACTTGCTATAGATATTGAAACAGTTGCAACTGCAGTTTCTCTGTCCATTGGAGATTATAAGGAGCTTAATGATTTTGAGGGCAAAGAGTATGTTATTGACAATTCCTCAGAAAAAGTCGGAACTGTTAATGGAGAGAATGTTGTCAGGGCTATTTCATCTGCTGTTCAGAGCACAAGTTATCTAACGAGAGTGCTGCCAGTTGGTGTTATTATAGGATCTAGCTTAGCTGGTCTGAGAAAGTATTTTGACCTATCTACGGTTCATGATGAGTATATAAGTGAAGTTAAACCTGCTGACGAGACCCAGGTATCTAGGGAAAAGAATCATGGGAAAGCTAGTATAATCGATATTGATCAATCACCAGTTTATGAAACTAGTCAAAATGGTACTTCGCATAGCCCCAGTAGCAAAGAAGTGGTAGAAACTggtttgaaaaccctaaacaagGATGATGTCATGGTTGGTGCTGTTACAGCTGCTCTAGGAGCATCAGCTTTGCTAGCGCCACTGCCAGACAAG GATCCActtgaagaaaatgaaactgCAGAAAGTTCATCCAAGATCTTCAAGGAGAAAGACCATCAACATAAAGAGCCTGGAATTCCTGAAGGAGCAGTAGCTGACAAACACCAAATCAACATGGTCACTAGTCTTGCTGAGAAAGCCTTGTCAGTTGCTGGTCCTGTTGTACCTATGAAGGAGGATGGTGAATTGGATCAAGAAAG ATTGGTTGCTATGTTAGCAGATTTGGGACAAAGGGGCGGTGTGTTGCGGCTAGTTGGTAAAATTGCTTTGCTTTGGGGTGGTATACGTGGTGCAATGAGTCTAACAGATAGGCTTATCACATTTCTGCATATAGCTGAACGCCCCTTATACCAAAG GATTCTTGGCTTTGTCGGCATGGTTCTTGTTTTGTGGTCACCAGTTATTGTTCCATTGCTTCCAGCTCTTGTGCAGAGCTGGACTAAAAAGACTCCCGCCAAGTTTGCTGAACTTGTTTCCATTCTTGGCTTTTACGTTGCTCTCATGATACTTGTCATGTTATGGGGTAAAAGAATACGTGGTTATCAAAATCCACATGAGCAGTATGGACTGGAGTTGACATCATCAACG ATCAAAGGTCTTCTCATGGGCTTGATTGGAGGAGTCATACTCGTAGTGTCAATACAATCTGTAAATTCTTTGCTTGGCTGTGTCAGTTGGTCTTGGCCTTCAAATCTTCTTCCATCCTCTTTGGACTTAGTGGCTAGGCTCAAAGTTTATGGGAAACTGCTTGTGTTTGCTGTTCGAGGAATTGCTACTGCAACTGGCATTGTGCTCGTTGAAGAACTGGTTTTTAGGTCATGGCTACCTGATGAAATTGCCGCAGATTTTGGCTATCATTGGGGAATTATTATATCAGGACTTGCATTTTCTTTGTTCCAGAG GTCTCTAATGGCGATACCAGGGTTATGGCTTTTATCATTAGCTCTATCGGGCATTCGGCAAAGAAATGAGGGCAGCCTCTCGGTTCCAATTGGGTTGCGGACTGGAATAATGGCTTCAAGTTTTGTTCTACAAACAAGTGGGTTTCCAATTTATAAGGCCAACCATCCTCTGTGGGTAACTGAAGCTTGCCCCTTTCAACCATTTAGTGGAGTAGTGGGTGTTGCATTTGCTTTATTGTTGGCAACTATTGTATATCCAAGACAACCTCTAGAGCACAAGAACCTCAAAGAAGAATTGTAG
- the LOC105767998 gene encoding uncharacterized protein LOC105767998 isoform X3, with the protein MSFSSSYSILRLTPNRCDNLFFCSPQNPFRIREFRVYRKRRRLRLFRSNPTLQSQFNFSFDNNVFQNLPSLDLLTPVLGLTSGIALYLSSRLNLASGGENNVCDIGEWILFTSPTPFNRFVILRCPSISFEGSQLMEDVNERLVKEDRHFVRLNSGRMIQASRNRGEEPNELEYQRLCINTEDGGVISIDWPANLDLSEEHGLDTTVLVVPGTAEGSMDEKVKAFVKEAVFCGFFPVVMNPRGCASSPLTTPRLFTAADSDDISTAIQFINKARPWNTLMGVGWGYGANMLTKYLAEAGEKTPLTAATCIDNPFDLEEATRLTPYHIALNEKLTSGLVDILRSNKELFLGRAKGFDVEKALSAKSVRDFDKAISMVSYGFEAIEDFYSKCSSRSLVGKVKIPVLYIQNDGGSVPLFSTPRGLIAENPFTSLLLCSCSSSRATVSWCHHLTIEWLTAVELGLLKGRHPLLKDVDISINPSKGLTFAEGRLTGKGGNTKKLLDLSRLNSVNGYSVGPRRGMLEDGDTAPSIHLQSRQDSLKDMELQEKGLHRVHNDMLAQSKLLEAELAKEEAELEDGEGGQVLQTAQVAMNMLDVTMPGTLKEAEKQKVLAAVNQGETLMKALQDAVPEDVREKLTAAVSVIMHAQGTNLKQGIERIPKMQSGFKSKVHESVSDAHSTDEIKRTEGLADGTDNNQVGSERATAGQGSESRTLDNMQSSNDVGQSQSISGDQGDISSSVRKDASETGKIHESDDLNNEKASLHADSTKPGSVINVNLTTQDEKEGSTDEIVKSKADPDGGVDRVEMKYNNSPRQKEEKVVDSLTDQNNAAPSGSSEAQPEEGERNDHQKKDLQHPPDQNKSTITDSNAPTFNVSQALDALTGMDDSTQVAVNSVFGVLENMITQFEEEKEENGSHDGRELRTDDTNSVPETQDTFGKKEGSENDNKLRETKGSKDNQSMISDRFHDPRIHNDHGNSSDLGDDSTSEWLEEESPQNPVSSEGNGSDDSQEQIVGNSLDLPINNDHIVGRKMVADYSYRPINSTPSYINASQYEDFLHSEYFQRYLLSKQTTKPLDVDTTTALLFDYFPEEGQWMLLEQPGENGDSAGDVTTHSREPETPAAEVSKMKNYIEPSYVILDTERQHDPFGEFETIDNTNGYSRKDRKGLEELMQLVKITILDSLRVEVDRRLSASDMEEMESQLAIDIETVATAVSLSIGDYKELNDFEGKEYVIDNSSEKVGTVNGENVVRAISSAVQSTSYLTRVLPVGVIIGSSLAGLRKYFDLSTVHDEYISEVKPADETQVSREKNHGKASIIDIDQSPVYETSQNGTSHSPSSKEVVETGLKTLNKDDVMVGAVTAALGASALLAPLPDKDPLEENETAESSSKIFKEKDHQHKEPGIPEGAVADKHQINMVTSLAEKALSVAGPVVPMKEDGELDQERLVAMLADLGQRGGVLRLVGKIALLWGGIRGAMSLTDRLITFLHIAERPLYQRY; encoded by the exons atgaGCTTCTCTTCCAGTTACAGTATTCTCCGTCTTACGCCAAACCGCTGCGACAACCTCTTCTTTTGCTCCCCTCAAAATCCTTTCCGAATACGCGAATTTCGCGTTTACaggaaacgacgccgtttgagGCTTTTCCGCTCAAACCCCACTCTCCAAAGCCAATTCAATTTCTCTTTCGATAACAACGTTTTCCAGAACCTTCCTTCGCTCGATCTTCTCACGCCGGTTTTGGGTCTAACTTCCGGTATCGCTCTTTATTTATCGTCGCGGTTGAATTTAGCTTCCGGAGGTGAAAACAATGTCTGCGATATTGGAGAGTGGATTTTGTTCACCAGTCCGACGCCGTTTAATCGATTCGTCATCCTTCGATGCCCTTCTATATCGTTCGAAGGGAGTCAGCTGATGGAGGATGTGAACGAGAGGTTGGTGAAAGAAGATAGGCATTTCGTGAGGCTAAATAGCGGGAGGATGATACAGGCGAGTAGAAACAGGGGAGAGGAGCCGAATGAGTTGGAATACCAGAGACTTTGTATAAACACGGAGGATGGCGGTGTAATTTCGATTGATTGGCCGGCGAATTTAGACTTGAGCGAAGAACATGGATTGGACACGACAGTTTTGGTGGTTCCGGGAACGGCGGAGGGTAGCATGGACGAGAAGGTGAAGGCGTTTGTTAAGGAGGCAGTTTTTTGTGGGTTTTTTCCGGTTGTTATGAATCCTCGAGGTTGCGCCAGCTCGCCACTCACCACTCCTCG GTTGTTTACAGCTGCTGACAGTGATGATATCTCAACTGCTATACAGTTCATTAATAAGGCAAGACCATGGAACACATTGATGGGTGTTGGCTGGGGATATGGCGCAAACATGTTGACGAAATACTTGGCAGAAGCTGGTGAGAAAACACCTCTGACAGCTGCGACTTGCATAGATAATCCTTTTGACTTGGAGGAGGCCACAAGATTGACTCCTTATCACATTGCTTTAAATGAAAAACTCACTAGTGGACTTGTAGATATTCTACGATCTAATAAG GAACTATTTCTGGGCCGAGCAAAAGGGTTTGATGTGGAAAAGGCTCTATCAGCCAAATCTGTTCGTGACTTTGATAAGGCAATATCGATGGTCTCTTACGGTTTTGAGGCCATAGAAGACTTTTACTCAAAATGTAGTTCGCGAAGCTTAGTTGGCAAAGTTAAGATTCCAGTTCTTTACATACAG aatgATGGTGGATCAGTTCCACTATTCTCCACTCCACGTGGTTTGATTGCAGAAAATCCTTTTACCAGCCTGCTCCTCTGTTCTTGTTCATCATCTAGAGCTACAGTATCGTGGTGCCATCATCTTACTATTGAG TGGCTTACTGCGGTAGAGCTTGGACTTCTAAAGGGCCGTCATCCTCTTCTAAAAGATGTTGACATCAGCATCAATCCTTCAAAAGGCTTAACTTTCGCAGAAGGTAGGTTGACTGGTAAAGGTGGAAACACTAAGAAGCTTTTGGATCTTTCTAGATTAAATTCTGTAAATGGCTATTCCGTTGGTCCTAGAAGAGGCATGTTAGAAGATGGTGATACAGCTCCTAGCATCCACCTTCAGTCCAGACAAGATTCACTCAAGGACATGGAACTTCAAGAGAAGGGATTGCATAGAGTGCACAATGATATGTTAGCACAGTCCAAACTTCTTGAAGCAGAGTTGGCCAAAGAGGAAGCTGAACTAGAAGATGGTGAAGGAGGGCAAGTTTTACAAACTGCACAAGTAGCTATGAATATGCTTGATGTAACCATGCCCGGAACTTTGAAAGAAGCTGAGAAGCAGAAG GTCCTGGCTGCTGTTAATCAAGGTGAGACACTTATGAAAGCTTTGCAAGATGCTGTTCCAGAAGATGTTCGTGAAAAACTCACAGCAGCTGTATCTGTTATTATGCATGCTCAAGGCACAAACTTAAAACAAGGTATTGAGAGGATTCCCAAGATGCAATCAGGGTTTAAATCAAAAGTCCACGAAAGTGTTAGTGATGCTCATTCTACAGATGAGATAAAAAGAACTGAGGGTTTGGCGGATGGGACTGATAACAATCAAGTTGGCTCAGAGAGAGCTACTGCTGGACAGGGATCAGAATCTCGGACGTTAGACAATATGCAAAGCTCCAATGATGTAGGTCAATCTCAATCAATAAGTGGAGATCAAGGTGATATTTCTTCTTCAGTCAGGAAGGATGCAAGTGAAACGGGAAAAATTCATGAAAGTGATGATCTCAACAATGAAAAGGCTTCTCTACATGCTGACTCAACCAAACCAGGATCagtaattaatgttaatttgaCTACCCAAGATGAAAAGGAAGGTAGCACAGACGAAATTGTTAAGTCCAAAGCTGACCCAGATGGTGGAGTAGATCGAGTTGAAATGAAGTATAATAATAGTCCCCggcaaaaggaagaaaaagtCGTGGATTCTTTGACTGACCAAAATAATGCGGCACCATCAGGATCTTCTGAAGCCCAACCAGAGGAAGGTGAAAGGAATGATCATCAGAAAAAAGATCTGCAACATCCACCTGATCAAAATAAGTCTACCATCACTGATTCCAATGCTCCAACCTTCAATGTTTCTCAAGCATTAGATGCTCTGACAGGGATGGATGATTCCACCCAAGTAGCTGTTAACAGTGTGTTTGGTGTGTTAGAAAATATGATTACTCAATTTgaggaggaaaaagaagaaaatggttCTCATGATGGACGTGAGCTTAGGACTGATGATACCAACTCTGTGCCTGAGACACAAGATACATTTGGAAAAAAAGAGGGCAGtgaaaatgataacaaattGAGAGAAACCAAAGGCAGTAAAGATAACCAGAGTATGATTTCTGATAGATTTCATGATCCTCGCATTCATAATGATCATGGTAATAGTTCAGACTTGGGGGATGACTCAACAAGTGAATGGCTGGAGGAGGAGTCCCCACAAAATCCTGTTTCATCAGAGGGGAATGGTAGTGATGATTCTCAGGAACAAATTGTTGGCAATAGTTTGGATTTGCCAATAAACAATGATCATATAGTTGGTCGTAAAATGGTGGCCGATTATTCATATAGACCCATAAATAGCACTCCCTCGTATATAAATGCAAGTCAATATGAGGACTTTCTTCATAGTGAGTACTTCCAGAGATATTTGCTTTCAAAACAAACTACCAAACCACTAGATGTAGATACGACTACTGCTTTATTGTTTGACTACTTTCCAGAAGAAGGTCAGTGGATGCTCTTGGAACAACCAGGAGAGAATGGAGATTCTGCTGGTGATGTTACAACTCATAGCAGAGAGCCTGAGACTCCAGCTGCTGAAGTtagcaaaatgaaaaattacatcGAACCATCATATGTGATATTAGATACTGAAAGACAGCACGACCCTTTTGGAGAGTTTGAGACCATAGACAATACAAATGGATATTCTAGAAAGGATCGTAAGGGATTAGAGGAATTGATGCAGCTTGTAAAAATCACTATATTGGATTCTTTGAGGGTGGAAGTTGATCGCAGGCTAAGTGCATCTGACATGGAAGAAATGGAATCTCAACTTGCTATAGATATTGAAACAGTTGCAACTGCAGTTTCTCTGTCCATTGGAGATTATAAGGAGCTTAATGATTTTGAGGGCAAAGAGTATGTTATTGACAATTCCTCAGAAAAAGTCGGAACTGTTAATGGAGAGAATGTTGTCAGGGCTATTTCATCTGCTGTTCAGAGCACAAGTTATCTAACGAGAGTGCTGCCAGTTGGTGTTATTATAGGATCTAGCTTAGCTGGTCTGAGAAAGTATTTTGACCTATCTACGGTTCATGATGAGTATATAAGTGAAGTTAAACCTGCTGACGAGACCCAGGTATCTAGGGAAAAGAATCATGGGAAAGCTAGTATAATCGATATTGATCAATCACCAGTTTATGAAACTAGTCAAAATGGTACTTCGCATAGCCCCAGTAGCAAAGAAGTGGTAGAAACTggtttgaaaaccctaaacaagGATGATGTCATGGTTGGTGCTGTTACAGCTGCTCTAGGAGCATCAGCTTTGCTAGCGCCACTGCCAGACAAG GATCCActtgaagaaaatgaaactgCAGAAAGTTCATCCAAGATCTTCAAGGAGAAAGACCATCAACATAAAGAGCCTGGAATTCCTGAAGGAGCAGTAGCTGACAAACACCAAATCAACATGGTCACTAGTCTTGCTGAGAAAGCCTTGTCAGTTGCTGGTCCTGTTGTACCTATGAAGGAGGATGGTGAATTGGATCAAGAAAG ATTGGTTGCTATGTTAGCAGATTTGGGACAAAGGGGCGGTGTGTTGCGGCTAGTTGGTAAAATTGCTTTGCTTTGGGGTGGTATACGTGGTGCAATGAGTCTAACAGATAGGCTTATCACATTTCTGCATATAGCTGAACGCCCCTTATACCAAAGGTATTAA